TCCTTCTGTGCATTTGCATTAAGACCTAAAAACAGTAGAAATAATAAGACAGGTTTGTTAAAATTCATTATTTTTACTTCGTATAAAATCAAAGCTTAAAATAACAAAATTCATTCCTTTTTTCATGAAAAAAGAAAATAAATCATTAAAATTTTTAGAACAGTATTTAAACACTGCCTCACCAACAGGTTACGAACATAACGGACAGAAAGTCTGGATGGAATATATAAAACCTTATGTGGACCAAATTGAGTTTGATCATTACGGAACCTGCTATGGCATCATCAATCCTGAGGCAGAATTTAAAGTTGTAATTGAAGCTCACGCCGATGAAATTTCGTGGTACGTTAATTATATTACCGATGACGGTTTAATCTACGTGATCCGGAACGGAGGCTCAGACCAGATGATTGCACCGTCGAAGGTCGTGAATATTCATGGTGAGAAAGGAATTGTGAAAGGAGTTTTCGGCTGGCCAGCCATTCATACAAGAGGAATCAGTTCCAACGAACCGGTTCCGAAACTTGAAAACATCTTTATCGACTGCGGTGCGACCACCAAACAGGAAGTAGAAGATTTGGGCGTTTTCGTAGGCTGCATGATTACTTATCCTGATGAGTTTTTCGAACTTAACGATAAATATTTCGTCTGTCGTGCACTTGACAACCGGATCGGAGGCTATATGATCGCTGAAGTGGCAAGAATGGTTCATGAAAACAAAGATCAACTTCCGTTCGGGCTTTATATTACCAATTCTGTACAGGAGGAAGTCGGTTTATATGGTGCTGATATGATTGCAGACACCATTAAACCCAACATCGCGATCATTACAGATGTTACTCACGACACCACCACCCCGATGATCGAAAAGAAAAAGGAAGGCGACCAGAAATGCGGGGCCGGACCGGTGGTTTTCTTTGCGCCAAGCGTTCATCATGTTATCCGTGAACTTATTGTGGAAACGGCGAAAGCTAAGGATATACCATTCCAGCGCGCGGCGGCAAGCCGTGCGACAGGAACCGATACTGATGCCTTCGCCCATTCGAACGGCGGCGTTCCTTCAGCATTGATCTCATTGCCTTTACGGTACATGCATACCACGGTAGAAATGGTTTCTAAAGAAGATGTTTCCAATGTCATTAAACTGATTTACGAAACGCTCCTGAAAATAAAACCCGATATGAATCTGAAATATCACTGAGAAAAGAGCCACGGAAAAAGTAAAAAGTAAAAAGAATAAAAAAGTAAGAATGAAAACAAAATTAATCGCTCCGTCATTACTCTCGGCGGATTTTGGGAATCTGCAGCGGGATATCGAGATGCTCAACGGTTCGCAGGCAGACTGGCTTCACATCGACGTTATGGACGGAAGATTCGTGCCCAATATCTCCTTTGGATTTCCGGTGATGAAAACCGTACAGCAATACGCAAAGAAATTTGTAGATGTGCATCTGATGATTGTGGAGCCGGAAAAATATATTGAAGAATTCATCAACATGGGTGCAGATCTGGTGTCCGTGCATTACGAAGCATGTACCCATCTCCACCGTACGATCAGTATGATTCAGGACAAGGGCGCAAAAGCGGGTGTTGTACTTAATCCTGCGACTCCCGTTTTAATGCTGGAGGACATCATTGCTGATGTAGATCTGGTTCTGCTGATGAGTGTGAACCCCGGTTTTGGCGGGCAGAAATTCATCGAAAACACGTACAAGAAGATCGCTGAAACAAAGGATCTCATACTCTCAAACAATTCCACTGCGCTTATTGAGGTTGACGGAGGCGTAAATCTGGAAAATGCCGCAAAACTTTTCGATGCCGGTGCTGATGTACTCGTTGCGGGGAATGCGGTGTTCTCTTCCGAAAGCCCGGAACGCACCATAGAACTTTTGAAAATTTAAATAAGGATCACGTCTGTAAAATAAAAAAGTCCCGGAATGTCCGGGACTTTTTCAGTTGTATTTTTCACAGGTTTAGAAAATTTCTCTTCCTGAAAAATGGAAAGCAGCTTCGATTAAAGCGTTTTCATCAGAATCGGATCCGTGAACAGCGTTTTCACCAATGCTTCTTGCAAACATTTTTCTGATGGTTCCTTCTGCAGCTTCTGCAGGGTTTGTAGCACCAATTAACGTTCTGAAATCTTCTACAGCGTTGTCTTTTTCAAGAACCGCTGCAACGATTGGTCCTGAACTCATGAAGTCTACCAATTCCCCGTAAAAAGGTCTCTCAGCATGAACTTCGTAGAATTTCTTAGCATCAGCAACAGTTAGCTGAGTTAATTTTAAAGCTTTGATCTTAAAACCTCCTTCGGAAATTTTACCTAAAATAGCACCAATGTGACCATCTGCAACTGCATCCGGTTTAATCATGGTGAATGTAATTTTACCTGACATATCTCTTGTTTTTTAATGGCGCAAAAGTACAAAAACTTTTATATATTTGTACCGAAAATTCCTTTGATGAGAGGCTAATTTATTTTGGCACGGAAGTTGTAAATTTACTTTCGATTCTCATGTTTAATTTGAGTTTTCATGGTTATTAGTTTTTACCCAGCTTCGGCTGGGTTTTTTTATTGGGCAGTATTTTCTTCTGCCTCTTCCATCAGTTTCAGGTACGTCATGTATCGCGTTTCCTCTATTTCGCCGGTTTCAAGCTGATTAAGTACGGCGCATTTCGGTTCGTTGATGTGCATGCAGTTGTGAAATTTACAGTCTCTCCCCACCCGGAAAATCTCGGGAAAATAATGCTGTATTTCTTCCTTCTCCACGTCAATCATCGCAAATTCCCTTACACCCGGGGTATCAATAACGCTTCCGCCAAAATCCCAAAAGTGCATCTGTGCAAAGGTTGTGGTGTGTTTTCCTTTGAGTTGTGTGGCCGAGATTTCTGAAGTCTTAAGATTTAGATTGGGCTGCAGCGCATTGACCAGAGTAGATTTACCGCTTCCGGAATGCCCGAAAAATACCGAAACCTGATCTTTGATGATGCCCTGAAGGAGTTCTAAATTGAGTTTAGAATAGGATGAGATCTCTAAAGTGTGATACCCAATATTCTGGTAAAGCGCCTCAATATTCTGAACAATTTCTTTGTCATCATCGCTTAAAACGTCCATTTTATTAAAAAGGATGAGCGGCTTAATGTTGTAGGCTTCGCAGCATGCGAGGAAACGGTCCAGAAATCCAAGGGAGGTTTCCGGGAATCTTAACGTATAAATAAAGCAAGCAATATCAATATTCGAAGCAATGATATGCGCCTCTTTCGAAAGGTTGACCGACTTGCGGATCAGGTAATTCTTTTTCGGTTCAATCTTCGTAATCCACGCGACCTCATCCTGTTCCAGGGAGAACTCTACTCTGTCGCCTACCGCCAAGGGATTGGTAAGTCTGGTTTTAATGAGTTTGAATTTACCCCGGATTCTGGCTTCAAAGAATCTTCCTGTTTCCTGTTCTAAAACCTGGTACCAGCTTCCCGTAGATTTGGTGATAAGACCCTTCATGTGTTTTTACTGATTATTGCATTTGCTGACATAAGCATGAAATCTAAAGATTTTGAGAAATCGGTGTCTTCATACTCAAATCCTGTTTTTCTAAGATTTTTATAATAGACGGGAAGATCCTGGTAGTAATTCTTCTCAGTCTGAAGAGCGAAACCTTTTTCGTTAAAATGGGATACTAAAAACCACTTTTCCAGCAGTCTCCCCGCACGCCCGTTACCATCATAAAAAGGATGAATTTTCACGAACCAGAAATGGATCTGCGAGCTGTAGTATAAGACCTCTAACTCATCTAAATCCAACGATAACACTATTTCGATATCATGAAAGAGCTTATCAATTTCACTTTTTACGAGACCTGGATCTGTAGCTGAATACTCGATCCTACCCTCCGAATTCATTACTACCATCGGAGAATTTCGCAGCAGACCCTGCTGCGATTTCGGCAGTAAATTTCGGGTTAATATCGCATGTGCTTCCAGGAAATTAGTGAGGTTCAGTTCTTTTATTTTCAACAGTTCGTAGGCTGCAAACAAATCATCTGCTCTCAAAGTATAGTCCGGTTTAAACTCTACTTTTAAGAATTTATGTTTCAAAAAACTGTCAAGTTCTATGTCTTCACCTTCAATTTTAGAAGAAAAAACAGAGGAAACAGCATTGTAAAAATCAAAATAATTTACGTCAATTTCAGAATCGCCTGCATCATTTATTGAATCGAGCAAGCGGTCGCCGACTTCATTCCTGAAAGCATCCAACAACTCATCACTCAATAATTCAAAACCGTTCATTGTTTAAATATTATTCTGAATTTCAATCGACTCCTCATGGATGGCTTTGAAAACCTTTTCGATGAATTCCTGAGACATTCCTGTTTCATCTGCTTTCTGGTTGGCGTATTCGGTGATTACTCTCCAGCGGTCTGGCTGGAAGATGGCAATGTTATTGTCCTTTTTCAGCGTTCCGATTTTTTCTGAAATCTTCATTCTGTGAGAAAGCAGTTCAATAAGCTGGAAATCGAGATCGGAAATCAGCGTACGGTGCCGCCCCATTTCATCATCAAAGGCAGAAATATCGGAGTTTCTGATTTGTAAATTGCTGATCAGTTCAGCGAGAACTTCCGGTGTAATCTGCTGCGAGGCATCGCTCCAGGCCTCGTCCGGAGTGCAGTGTGTTTCGATAATCATTCCCTGATAGCCGACGTTTAATGCTTCCTGAGCGATTCCGGCAAGGCCTGTTCTGTTCCCGCAGATATGCGACGGGTCTACCAACATCGGAATATTGGGAAACTGATTCTTAAAATCCAGTGCAATCTGCCAGTTCGGGATATTTCTGTATTTTGTTTTCTGATAGGTTGAAAAACCACGGTGTATTGCTCCAAGGTTTTTAACATCCTGACCTAAAAGTCTTTCAAGGGCGCCAATCCATAAGGCAAGATCAGGGTTTACAGGATTCTTTACCAATACCGGTTTGTCGGTTCCTTTCAGCGCTTCAGCTATTTCCTGAACGGTGAATGGATTTACGGTTGAGCGTGCACCAATCCATAAAATATCTACATCAGCCTCCAAAGCGGCAGCGACATGATGGGCGTTGGCCACTTCGGTAGCGGTTTTGAAGCCGTATTCTTCCTTTACTTTTTTCAGCCAGTTGAGGCCGATAACCCCTACCCCTTCGAAGCCGTTGGGTTTGGTTCTGGGCTTCCAGATTCCGGCTCGGAAAACCGGAACCGGTGCGTTGGATTCCTTGATTCTTCGGGCAGTTTCAAGCATCTGCGATTCGCTTTCGGCGCTGCATGGGCCGGCTATCATTAAAGGGCTGGGAAAATCCTGAAGCCAGCTGTTTTCTAAATTTTGTAAGTCCATTGGAATATTGGTTGGTCAACATCGATGTTGACTCCGTTTGGTTTTAATTTAAATCAAATTTGAAGATCTCATCTAAATCCTTTAAAAGAGGATTAATCTCAGCAAATTTATCGAAAATCTTCCGTTTGGTGATGATTTCTTTCTTCAGGCTGGTATCATTTTTATATTCGATGGTGATATTGAAATGATTTACCTTGTGCATGAAATGGTTGAAGAAGTCTGCCCTCACCTTTTCAAATTCTATTTTCGCAGATTCTGAAGGATAAGTGACCTCAACGATATCCTCACCTTTTTTCTGCAGTCTGAAGGAACTGATCGCGCTGTAAATGATGATGTCTTTGCGCTGAAGATCTTTGAGGAACTGCTCCCACTCCTTCTGCAAGTCGGTCTCTGTAAAGTGGTTGCTTGGGAGCGTTTCTTTTGCGGTGGTAACCGGTTTTTCCTCTTCCACTTCAGTTTTGTTCAAAACGGCGCTGATGCTGAATTTGGAGGATACCTTACGGGCTGCAATGGGCGCGGCGGTTTTTACGATTACGGGGGGAGCTTCCCTGGGAATTTCTTCTGAATCGGCCGGTTTGGGTTCTGATTTCGGGAGTTGGATGGTTGGAGCTGCTGTTTTAAGAAGCGGCGCTAATATCAGATACTTTTTTTTTTAACCTCAGTTCCTGCGGCTGTCAGAGACGAAAGCTGCATTAAAGCAATTTCTACCGTTAGCCTTGGATTCTTGGAGTTTTTGTAATTGATGTCGGCATGGTTACAGATTTCAATCGCATCAATGAGCTGCTGGGCATTCCACTTTTTGCTCTGTTCGGAGAATCTTGCTTTGGTTTTGTCGCCTACTTCAATCAGGTTTAACGTATGAGGATTCTGCGCCATCATCAAATCACGGAAATGGCTGCCCAATCCTGCAATGAAGATATGCGCGTCAAAACCTTTTTTCACAATTTCGTTGAAAGCGAATAGCACATCGGGAATCCTGTTTTCATGCGCCAGATCTACGATGTTGAGATACTGGTCGTAATCAAGAATATTGAGTACCTCGGCGGCTTTGGCGAGGGTAATGTTTTTCTGGGTAAATGTAGAAAGTCTGTCGAATATGGAAAGCGCGTCGCGCAGTGCGCCGTCGGCTTTCTGGGCAATCAGGTAAAGGGCATCGTCTTCATAAGTGATGTTTTCCTTTGCTGCGATGTTTTTCAGGTGACTCTGAATGTCTTCAATCGTAATTCTTTTGAAATCGTAAATCTGACAACGGGACAGAATGGTAGGAATGATCTTGTGCTTCTCTGTCGTCGCAAGGATAAAGATCGCGTGTGCAGGCGGTTCTTCAAGTGTCTTCAGGAAAGCGTTGAACGCCGCTGAGGACAACATGTGCACCTCATCAATGATATAAATCTTGTACTTCCCTACCTGTGGGGCAAAACGCACCTGATCCGTCAGTTCGCGGATGTCTTCCACGGAGTTGTTGGAAGCGGCATCGAGTTCGAAGATATTGTAGGCAAAACCGTCTTCGGAAGTGGAACCGTCGCGTTCATTGATCTTACGGGCCAGGATTCTCGCACAGGTGGTTTTACCCACCCCTCTAGGACCACAAAACAAGAGCGCCTGGGCTAACTGGTTTTCTTCAATGGCGTGTTCGAGCGTATCTGTAATATGGGCCTGCCCCACGACAGTATCGAACTCCTGGGGGCGGTATTTTCTTGCAGAAACGACGAAATTTTCCATTGGTCAAAAATAGGGAAATTATTGAGATGATAAAATTATTGGCAAAAATTATTGAGTGTAAATGCAGGAAGTTTTTGCAGGTGATCTTCAGTTATTTTATAATGCTGTTGGTTCTGACCCAGTTCGGGAACTCCAATCCGGGGGACATTAAGTACCCTTTCCTTTGACTGTCCTTTAACATTTCTTTGAACTGAGTTACTATTTCAGGGAGTGAAGTGGTTCTGTAAACTGAAGCGAATTTCCGGTGATGTTGTTGCGGAGTTGTTGCGGACTCGTTGCCAAAAAGGGTGTTTTTTGGGAAGCGGCGGCTAGGATTCCCGAAGGAGAGTGCGAGAAAGGTCGTTATTTTTTATCTTAAGTTCTTTTGCCTTGATGCAAAAGAACGAAAAAATCAAGACTGGATCTTTTTGCCTCATCTTTTATATATTTTTAATTGAATCGGCGATCCGCCTTAGGGCGGATTGCTAAAAAACTGCAATTTCTTCGAGAAAATTCCCTAAACTCGGGCGGAAAGTCAACAAGTTTTTGTGTACACAATTTTTTGCCGCCACTCAGACAATGGGGATTTTTAGGTATTGCCAATTGAAGATTTGGTTGCGAAGAAATTCCATTTTTCTTAACGCAAAAATCTCCTAGGTCGTTTCAGCAATATTTAGAAGCGTTGCACTGCGAGGACGCAAAAGTATAGGGTTGGGAAATCAGCGAAATCAGCGAAATCAGTGAATCAGCGAGGGCTTAAAGGTAGTTTTTCTTAAACGCAAAAATCTCCCAGGTCGTTATTCAACTCATTAAATCCTATCATCAGCGTTATCAGGAAAATTAGCGAGAGTTTAATATACTTACTTTTTGCTTCATTTTTTTCTTCGTTTGAACCCTGCCTTTGAGAATCTCCTAACGCAAAAATCTCCGAGGTAGGAAAAGCTGGTGCTAAAATGTAAAGAATGCCGCTTTTTTCCAAAAATTTCCATTAAGGGAAAGAAAAGGGCAGTTTTGTCCATTTACGGGAAAACTGCTGTTCTCAGGCAATATGAGGTAAACGCACAGTATGACAGGGATTTTCAAAGGAAACAGCAGCCTGAGGAAAGAAATGAATGACAAGTTTCTATATCCTTTGTATATCCTTTGTCTAACCGTTGTATATCCATTCTATATCCGTTGTATATACACTGTCCGTATACTGTTCGATGTTGGGAGTCTGAGAGGCATATTACAAAACGGCTGAAATTGACAAACACTAAGACCAGAAATAATTTAGAATGAGTAAAATCTGGTTGTCGACGGGAGAAGTTTTGTATATTTGAGAGTTGTGTGTAATTTATCAAGAACGCTCGTCATAAAATGAATGAAGTCGAAAATCAAAATCTATTTACTTATCACTTAATTAAATTATCATTTTTTTCAGCATTAAAAAATGTTCTTTCCCCAATTACCAAAACTAAAATTAAAGGCCTAATTCACGAAGAAACGATGTCTGCAATGGAATTGGGTTCTTCTATTTA
The window above is part of the Kaistella faecalis genome. Proteins encoded here:
- a CDS encoding M42 family metallopeptidase, which codes for MKKENKSLKFLEQYLNTASPTGYEHNGQKVWMEYIKPYVDQIEFDHYGTCYGIINPEAEFKVVIEAHADEISWYVNYITDDGLIYVIRNGGSDQMIAPSKVVNIHGEKGIVKGVFGWPAIHTRGISSNEPVPKLENIFIDCGATTKQEVEDLGVFVGCMITYPDEFFELNDKYFVCRALDNRIGGYMIAEVARMVHENKDQLPFGLYITNSVQEEVGLYGADMIADTIKPNIAIITDVTHDTTTPMIEKKKEGDQKCGAGPVVFFAPSVHHVIRELIVETAKAKDIPFQRAAASRATGTDTDAFAHSNGGVPSALISLPLRYMHTTVEMVSKEDVSNVIKLIYETLLKIKPDMNLKYH
- the rpe gene encoding ribulose-phosphate 3-epimerase — translated: MKTKLIAPSLLSADFGNLQRDIEMLNGSQADWLHIDVMDGRFVPNISFGFPVMKTVQQYAKKFVDVHLMIVEPEKYIEEFINMGADLVSVHYEACTHLHRTISMIQDKGAKAGVVLNPATPVLMLEDIIADVDLVLLMSVNPGFGGQKFIENTYKKIAETKDLILSNNSTALIEVDGGVNLENAAKLFDAGADVLVAGNAVFSSESPERTIELLKI
- a CDS encoding nucleoside-diphosphate kinase, with protein sequence MSGKITFTMIKPDAVADGHIGAILGKISEGGFKIKALKLTQLTVADAKKFYEVHAERPFYGELVDFMSSGPIVAAVLEKDNAVEDFRTLIGATNPAEAAEGTIRKMFARSIGENAVHGSDSDENALIEAAFHFSGREIF
- the rsgA gene encoding ribosome small subunit-dependent GTPase A, whose translation is MKGLITKSTGSWYQVLEQETGRFFEARIRGKFKLIKTRLTNPLAVGDRVEFSLEQDEVAWITKIEPKKNYLIRKSVNLSKEAHIIASNIDIACFIYTLRFPETSLGFLDRFLACCEAYNIKPLILFNKMDVLSDDDKEIVQNIEALYQNIGYHTLEISSYSKLNLELLQGIIKDQVSVFFGHSGSGKSTLVNALQPNLNLKTSEISATQLKGKHTTTFAQMHFWDFGGSVIDTPGVREFAMIDVEKEEIQHYFPEIFRVGRDCKFHNCMHINEPKCAVLNQLETGEIEETRYMTYLKLMEEAEENTAQ
- a CDS encoding Fic family protein, producing MNGFELLSDELLDAFRNEVGDRLLDSINDAGDSEIDVNYFDFYNAVSSVFSSKIEGEDIELDSFLKHKFLKVEFKPDYTLRADDLFAAYELLKIKELNLTNFLEAHAILTRNLLPKSQQGLLRNSPMVVMNSEGRIEYSATDPGLVKSEIDKLFHDIEIVLSLDLDELEVLYYSSQIHFWFVKIHPFYDGNGRAGRLLEKWFLVSHFNEKGFALQTEKNYYQDLPVYYKNLRKTGFEYEDTDFSKSLDFMLMSANAIISKNT
- a CDS encoding chorismate mutase — encoded protein: MDLQNLENSWLQDFPSPLMIAGPCSAESESQMLETARRIKESNAPVPVFRAGIWKPRTKPNGFEGVGVIGLNWLKKVKEEYGFKTATEVANAHHVAAALEADVDILWIGARSTVNPFTVQEIAEALKGTDKPVLVKNPVNPDLALWIGALERLLGQDVKNLGAIHRGFSTYQKTKYRNIPNWQIALDFKNQFPNIPMLVDPSHICGNRTGLAGIAQEALNVGYQGMIIETHCTPDEAWSDASQQITPEVLAELISNLQIRNSDISAFDDEMGRHRTLISDLDFQLIELLSHRMKISEKIGTLKKDNNIAIFQPDRWRVITEYANQKADETGMSQEFIEKVFKAIHEESIEIQNNI
- the dnaX gene encoding DNA polymerase III subunit gamma/tau, coding for MENFVVSARKYRPQEFDTVVGQAHITDTLEHAIEENQLAQALLFCGPRGVGKTTCARILARKINERDGSTSEDGFAYNIFELDAASNNSVEDIRELTDQVRFAPQVGKYKIYIIDEVHMLSSAAFNAFLKTLEEPPAHAIFILATTEKHKIIPTILSRCQIYDFKRITIEDIQSHLKNIAAKENITYEDDALYLIAQKADGALRDALSIFDRLSTFTQKNITLAKAAEVLNILDYDQYLNIVDLAHENRIPDVLFAFNEIVKKGFDAHIFIAGLGSHFRDLMMAQNPHTLNLIEVGDKTKARFSEQSKKWNAQQLIDAIEICNHADINYKNSKNPRLTVEIALMQLSSLTAAGTEVKKKSI